The Pseudanabaena sp. BC1403 genome has a window encoding:
- a CDS encoding DUF177 domain-containing protein codes for MEKLYIPQIARSVEATEAFEFKEFIEGLETLTPVQGVISVRHVGSFLEVSSKASTIITLTCDRTLVQFNYRLVIDNSERICLAEPLPESEYPREREIEADDLVESISPTGYFDPAAWLYEQLILAIPYPKIAPDAPALEITDTSSLSGSNAPIDKRWEILNSLKLPE; via the coding sequence ATGGAAAAGTTATATATACCTCAGATTGCTAGATCTGTAGAAGCGACTGAAGCCTTTGAATTTAAGGAATTTATTGAGGGACTAGAGACATTAACTCCTGTCCAAGGGGTGATTAGTGTCAGGCATGTTGGTTCTTTTCTCGAAGTTAGTTCTAAAGCTTCGACGATTATCACTTTGACTTGCGATCGCACGTTGGTGCAATTTAACTACAGGTTGGTGATCGACAATTCTGAGAGGATTTGTCTGGCTGAGCCTTTACCAGAAAGCGAGTATCCTAGAGAGCGCGAAATTGAAGCAGATGACTTAGTCGAATCTATATCTCCCACTGGTTATTTTGATCCTGCGGCCTGGCTATACGAGCAATTAATTTTAGCTATTCCCTATCCGAAGATTGCACCTGATGCACCTGCTCTTGAAATTACTGATACAAGTAGTCTTAGCGGTTCAAATGCTCCCATAGATAAGCGATGGGAAATTTTAAATTCTTTAAAACTTCCTGAATAA
- a CDS encoding lipopolysaccharide assembly protein LapB, translating into MRKIWMRLLASCLALLVNLTTTSAVWAASPKNSGEVKFQGVPLQCFVSLADAGTSPESKVAAYSEIASKYIELQRPDQAKKVLEKSLTTANTITSPSLQTFALLDTAGRLTKAEQLKLAANALNDAFAIAKTLPEPVDRVFANIKIAQAYGEAGKKENAKNLLADATKATPEIIDSYVRSRAFAAIANVYTEIGEDFNSEASISAATDLLPMIEDPNIKARARVEITGSYAQAGNHAKAIASLNAVFQEFDAMRDNAITSAKEAAKNAKNTKKTAPKLANKYLKADTPKEEKAAPDPKAVEQAAIANAELLKTRSLFLVASQYLVSKQYDKALEVIGNLDEKSIEKSVGIANVAIAYTKDKKNDEAIKLFDQSLQGLSAVAPSMDVFTLLVEIGRQYQTIKSTDLATKAWDQSLAIAKALPQPIDRLFAFNIIASTYGEFGLTEKVVPILEESLAIAKTAPDPNIRSRAYSDISSTYWAIGQRDKAKEIAQTIENPAEKSQLEKLFACAG; encoded by the coding sequence ATGCGAAAAATATGGATGCGGCTTCTGGCTAGCTGCTTAGCATTGTTAGTCAATCTGACAACAACAAGCGCAGTATGGGCAGCTAGCCCCAAAAATTCTGGAGAAGTAAAATTTCAGGGTGTACCACTTCAATGCTTCGTGTCATTAGCAGATGCAGGAACATCTCCAGAATCCAAGGTTGCAGCCTACTCTGAAATTGCAAGCAAATATATAGAATTGCAGCGTCCAGACCAAGCTAAAAAAGTTTTAGAAAAAAGCTTAACCACAGCCAATACAATCACTAGCCCATCTCTCCAAACTTTTGCTCTATTGGATACAGCAGGTCGCCTAACCAAAGCTGAGCAGCTTAAATTGGCAGCGAATGCGCTAAATGATGCCTTCGCGATCGCCAAAACATTACCAGAACCTGTTGATAGAGTCTTTGCGAATATCAAAATTGCACAAGCCTATGGTGAAGCAGGTAAAAAGGAGAATGCTAAAAATTTACTAGCCGATGCAACTAAGGCAACACCTGAGATCATAGATTCCTATGTCCGATCGCGGGCTTTTGCCGCGATCGCCAATGTCTATACTGAGATTGGCGAAGATTTTAATTCTGAAGCTTCGATTTCAGCTGCGACTGACTTGTTGCCAATGATCGAAGATCCCAATATCAAAGCTAGAGCGCGAGTTGAAATTACTGGTAGCTACGCCCAAGCAGGAAATCATGCCAAAGCGATCGCCTCATTAAATGCAGTTTTCCAAGAGTTTGATGCGATGCGTGATAATGCGATCACCTCGGCAAAAGAAGCGGCTAAGAATGCCAAAAACACTAAAAAAACCGCTCCGAAACTAGCGAATAAATATTTAAAAGCTGATACGCCGAAAGAGGAAAAGGCTGCGCCCGATCCTAAAGCTGTCGAACAAGCCGCGATCGCAAATGCTGAACTCTTAAAAACGCGATCGCTTTTTTTGGTTGCAAGTCAATACTTAGTATCTAAGCAGTATGACAAAGCACTAGAAGTTATTGGCAACCTTGATGAGAAATCGATTGAAAAAAGCGTTGGTATAGCTAATGTAGCGATCGCCTATACCAAGGACAAAAAAAACGATGAGGCTATCAAATTATTTGATCAAAGTCTGCAAGGACTAAGTGCGGTTGCACCTTCAATGGATGTCTTTACGCTACTAGTAGAAATCGGTCGCCAGTATCAAACCATCAAATCGACTGATTTAGCGACTAAAGCTTGGGATCAATCCTTAGCAATCGCCAAAGCGCTACCACAACCTATTGATCGTCTCTTCGCTTTCAATATTATTGCCAGTACCTATGGTGAATTTGGGCTAACTGAAAAGGTAGTGCCAATTTTGGAAGAGAGTCTTGCGATCGCCAAAACTGCCCCAGATCCCAACATTCGATCTAGAGCTTACTCAGATATCAGCAGTACCTATTGGGCAATCGGTCAACGCGATAAAGCCAAGGAAATTGCTCAAACTATCGAAAACCCCGCAGAAAAATCACAATTAGAAAAGTTATTTGCCTGCGCTGGATAA
- a CDS encoding chlorophyll A-B binding protein, whose protein sequence is MSDESRNVWNWGFTSGAENWNGRLAMIGFVSALAIELISGQGVLHFWGIL, encoded by the coding sequence ATGTCTGACGAAAGCCGTAACGTATGGAATTGGGGTTTCACTTCTGGTGCTGAAAACTGGAATGGACGCTTAGCAATGATCGGATTTGTATCTGCATTAGCGATCGAATTAATTAGCGGTCAAGGTGTATTGCACTTCTGGGGCATTCTGTAA
- the rpsF gene encoding 30S ribosomal protein S6, producing MTVKRLYETMYILRPDLPDQEADAAIAKYQDFLVQQESEDITIQHRGRRRLAYDIKGHREGIYIQVNYTATPKTIESLERSMRLADDVIRYMTIKLEPEAIEEDAEAIIPDAEEPVAVADVAVADVAPAAE from the coding sequence ATGACTGTTAAGCGTTTGTACGAAACCATGTATATCCTGCGTCCCGATCTTCCCGATCAGGAAGCCGATGCCGCGATCGCAAAATATCAAGACTTCTTAGTACAACAAGAGTCTGAAGATATTACGATTCAACATCGTGGCAGACGCAGATTAGCCTATGACATTAAAGGTCACCGCGAGGGCATTTACATTCAAGTAAATTACACCGCAACTCCTAAAACCATCGAAAGCTTAGAGAGATCCATGCGTCTTGCTGATGATGTGATTCGTTATATGACTATCAAATTAGAGCCAGAAGCTATTGAAGAAGATGCTGAAGCAATCATTCCTGATGCTGAAGAACCTGTAGCTGTTGCTGACGTAGCTGTTGCTGACGTAGCTCCTGCTGCTGAATAA
- a CDS encoding ATP-binding protein, whose product MAVKTNSIADVLIVEDELVTANALSDVLADMGYRVLAIADSSDGAIASIHNQIPDIVLMDIKLRGSVSGITAANEIHKIASIPVIYLTAFSDPETLEGAIATSPYGYLTKPLRYAEVNVTIMLALKKHQEEKILQEALDKEKELHILKSRLLAMASHEFSTPMSVIRLLIWKLQTFEEQLTKESRAKNLASIQSAIKDINWLLEEVKFIACSESGKFPFNPESVDAIAYCRQLVDSFDTEDGMRKCRIKFHSHGQCQKLKLDKKLLWHIFMNLVSNAIKYSYEGGTIDVELICESSQLFLSIGDHGIGIPDEYLNNLFLPFLRADNVGSVKGLGMGLYIVKQAVEAHSGKIAIESEVNMGTKFTVVLPSA is encoded by the coding sequence ATGGCAGTGAAAACTAATTCGATCGCTGATGTCTTGATTGTTGAAGATGAACTTGTTACAGCAAATGCCCTTTCAGATGTTTTAGCTGATATGGGCTATCGAGTTCTGGCTATAGCTGATAGTAGTGATGGCGCAATTGCTTCAATCCATAATCAGATCCCAGATATTGTTTTGATGGATATAAAACTCAGAGGTTCAGTTAGTGGGATCACTGCGGCTAATGAGATTCACAAAATAGCGTCTATCCCCGTAATTTATCTAACAGCTTTTAGCGATCCTGAGACTTTAGAAGGCGCGATCGCTACTTCTCCCTATGGATATCTCACTAAGCCTCTTAGATATGCAGAAGTTAATGTCACAATCATGCTGGCTCTCAAGAAGCATCAGGAAGAAAAAATATTACAAGAAGCTCTGGACAAAGAAAAGGAGCTTCATATTTTAAAGTCTCGGTTACTTGCTATGGCATCCCATGAATTTTCAACGCCAATGTCAGTAATTCGATTATTGATTTGGAAATTACAAACCTTTGAAGAGCAACTAACTAAAGAAAGTAGAGCCAAGAATCTTGCTTCTATTCAATCAGCAATTAAAGATATTAATTGGTTACTTGAAGAGGTTAAATTTATTGCCTGTTCTGAATCGGGAAAATTCCCGTTTAATCCTGAAAGTGTAGATGCGATCGCCTATTGCCGACAATTAGTAGATAGCTTTGACACAGAAGATGGTATGCGTAAATGTCGGATTAAATTTCATAGCCATGGACAATGTCAAAAGTTGAAATTAGATAAGAAACTGCTATGGCATATATTTATGAACTTGGTCTCTAACGCTATTAAATATTCATACGAAGGGGGGACTATTGATGTGGAATTAATTTGCGAGTCAAGTCAGTTATTTCTAAGTATTGGTGACCATGGAATTGGTATACCTGATGAATATTTAAATAATCTATTTTTACCATTCTTAAGGGCTGATAATGTTGGATCTGTTAAGGGATTAGGAATGGGATTATATATAGTAAAGCAAGCTGTAGAAGCTCATTCTGGGAAGATTGCTATAGAGAGTGAAGTTAATATGGGTACAAAGTTTACAGTTGTTTTACCTTCCGCATAA